AAtgcctattattattatacaaaGCAAATCCAAGGAAGTACTAAGATCAAAACTTGTAAATCCTCATAGTTACTAAAAAAGCAGTACACAAAGTAAGAGTTGTTCTTCACAGGTGTTTTTCATTAGGTAATAAAACCTATCAGTAAGCAATGACTGCTATGAGTTTAATtaactttaattaaaagctaAACCAAGGCAATAGGTTAAAACTTCGTACCAAGGCAATAGGTTAAAAACTTTGTAAATGATCAAAGAGCTTAGGTAGATTCTACTGCAGCTACTTGGACCTCAAAAGTTAAGAAAAGTATTGTAAATATGTGCCCTTACAGTCTAAGGGTAACTTTTAATGTTCTTCTCTATTATGAGTAGGCTATATCAAGATCTCTCTCAAAACTGGAACTTCAGTAACGTcctattctttcatttctatgcCAATAGAAGCAATGAAAACCACAAAGATTCCCTTCAAATacattagattttaaaatgcctgaagATGTTAAGAGTTcccttattttatatataaattaaaatcatcTGTGGCTCCCACTTCCACAACTTTGACTTCCTTGTTCATGTTAGAAAACCCACAGACAAAAGGGCAGCAAAAGGGTAAGATACAGCAGACAGAGAAACTGGATTAAGGGTTTACAAATGGTGGCTGAATCATGACAGGGTTGTGAGCATTGCTCTTGTTTTGATAATgcattcttctcttttgctgtgGTCTCTTGACCAGGTCCCTATATGTATTGTGGAAAATGTACTTCTGCACCACTCTCCCCATATAAGGATACACTTCTGCCACCAAAGAACATTTTGTGCCTTGAGATTCACTAGTGTAGTCCAGTGTTGGGTTCCCCCCTAGGTAACAGAACTTGAGCCTGGAGAATGCAGAATTAATGACCATTTGTTCTGCTGTGGCAGTctaatttcttctctctctttctctcagttTACCCTTCTGGGCAGTAACAAAACATGAAGCTGCAACAGTTGGCACAGTGCTGCATAGTGCTCCATCTGCATCACACACATAGAGGCACTCATCAGGATAATGAATCAATGTGACTAATGAGGCAGACAGCACTGAACTTCACTCTTTATGCCTTATTGGTGTTCTCTATGGGTATCTTTCCCTCTTATTATCCCTTCTTTCGTTAACAGACTATAGACAAAGGCTACGTGGTTTggccttttttttattattttttttttctttctttctttctttctttggtttgtcagtgtttttgttgtcaGCTGGGCTTTGTCTTTAGTGCAGGGAACTCCTATGGAACCATTTGGGACCACTAACCTGACATTTGGGGGAACACATGTTCTTGGCAATTAACCCTACACCCACAATGGAGCAAACCCTTAAATACCAACTGCTAATAGTTGTATGTTTTGGTCACTCTCCCACACTATGAAACTTAGTGAGCACCAGTGTTACACTCGTAAAGCACACACAGCAATTGCCTTCTTTGTTCAGCAAAGCCATCTCCAGAGTGGTAACCCTCAATCCAATGCCTCCCCAGGGATTCCCAAGAGGCTCCTTGCTTCAATAACTGGCTGAAATGCTCTGATCTCATTGCAGTGACTACTCCTCTGACACCCAGTCCATTTGATTCCTCCCAGATGAAGCCAACAGAAAGACCAGAACTAGGAAACCATACTCTTCTGACAGAATTTGTCCTCTCTGGATTGTCCAACCACCCAGAACTGCAGAACTTGCTGTTCTTCACATTCTGCTTGATTTACACCTTCACCATCACTGGAaatcttctcttcttcattgcCACAGTGCATCCCAACCTCCACATgcccatgtacttcttcctaCGGGTCTTATCCTTCCTGGATGTTTCTACTGCATCTATTGTTGTTCCCAAGATGTTAGTAAACTTCCTGTCAGAGGAGAGGAGAATTTCCTACGTGGGCTGTGCCACACAACTCTACTTTGTGATTTTCTTAGGAGCTACCGAATGCTACCTGTTGGCAGCCATGGCCTATGACCGCTATGTGGCCATATGCAACCCCCTTAGATATGCAATCATCATGAACAGCAGAGCTTGTttttccctagtcctgctgtCATGTGCTAGTGGTACTGTTGTGTCTGTGGTGCAGACAGTTTGGGTGTTCACATTGCCATTTTGTGGGCCCAACAAGATTAACTACTTCTTCTGTGATATTCCCCCACTCATTATGCTCTCCTGCACTGACACCTCCTTCTATGAGAAGCAGATAATTACAGCCACAGTGCTGGTCATCTTTACACCATTTTGTCTCATCCTGGTATCCTATGCCTGCATCATTGCCAGCATTCTGAAGATTTCCTCTGCAGAGGGAAGATGCAAGACTTTCTCCACCTGTTTTTTCACACCTTATTGTTGTAACACTATATTATGGTAGTGGGACCTTGATTTACTTACGGCCAAAGTCCAGTAATTCACAAGACACTAAGAAAATCATAGCTCTCTTTTACACAGCCATAATTCCTACATTAAACCCCTTGATTACAGCCTGAGGAACAAAGAAGTGAAAGGAGCATTAGTCAAAATTATAGCTGAGCTGAGGAAGATATAAACTTATGCTGCTTGAAAGGaatctttcttctcctctgcatATTTGGACTGCCTGTTTCTTTTATGCTtgactgtttttaaatgtcctGACAACTTGAAACACTAGGAAATTGGATGTATCTCAAAGTGTACTtagaaagtttttgtttcttctgtccAGTATGAGTGTATATGAAACTTCCTAATTCAGTATTCATAATACATCACCTTGTATCAGATGCTAGAGATgaagattttctctctttctatttttttgaattttatgCCTTGCTTTATAgaagaaatattcattatttcataGATAAACAAAAATTCTCCATCTCCCACATGCTCCCAACATCTTTTaatagatcatagaatcattcaggttggaaaagacctctaagatcatctagtccaacctttaacttagtactaaagtccaccactaaaccatgctactaagttttatatctacatgtttcttgaagacctccagggatggtgactcaaccacttccctgggcagcctattccaatgaTGCACAACCCTTGAAGTAGTTAagtttctcctaatatccaatgtaaaccttccctggcacaacttgaggtcatttcccctcatcttaccacttggtgcttgggagatGAGCGTCTCATTATTTGacaggggaggaaagggaagagaagaagaaaaacccaTACttgtttccagaaaagaaaagaaaagagagaagagagaagagagaagagagaagagagaagagagaagagagaagagagaagagaagagaggagaagagaagagaagagaagagaagagaagagaagagaagagaagagaagaagagaagagaagagaaaggaaagagaaaggaaagaaaggaaggaaggaaaggaaaggaaggaaaaagaaaggaaaggaaaggaaaggaaaggaaaggaagaaaggaaaggaaggaaaggaaaggaaaggaaaggaaggaaaggaaaggaaagggaaaggaaaaggaaagaaaggaaaggaaaggaaggaaaaaagaaaagagaaaggagaagagaaaagagaagagagagaagagaagagaagagaagagaagagaagagaagagaagagaagagagaagagaagagaagagaagagagagaagagaagagaagagaagagaagagagaagagaagaaagggaaagaaaagaaagaaaaatacagtaaagtcACTGTAGCAGAGACTGCAATGTGTCTTAGACAATTATCTTGCTACCCAGGCCATACTGTCATTTATATTTTGCATCTCTCTGCTACTTGTTCTTTATGCCATGAATAATAGCTTTTGGCAAAGTGACTGAGAGGCTTATACAAGTAATTGCAGATAAGCGATTCAAGGACATTAGAGTATTCAttcaggaggagggaagaaaacagtcCTTGCTTTctcagagggagaaggaaactGGAATCAGTCTCGTTCATGGTCAATGAATGCTCTAAGTCTGTAAGTGACGACTGTATGTGCCATTTTACCAGGTAAATCAGGGTATCTTGGCCAGATTTCCCATCATTCTTCTGCCTCATATTTTCATACAGCACACAAAGTTTCTCTTTGAACAAACTCCAGAAACCAAGACACATCATTTAGTCTTCCAAGAGTAAGCAATGTGTAGTTTCCAAGAGCAAAATGTATTATTTGATTGATTTACCTAAGCACAAAAAGTACCACAATGGGAAAGAAGAAACCTCTGTTGTGATTCATTTCCTCTGAGCTTTGTGTGTTGCCTTGTAGGGACAAATATTAGAGACAAGCATGATTGCAGGTCTATAAGCTGCCACGTTTAGCAGTACAGATATTGTTGATCACCTGGTCCCAGCTAAGGGTTTTAAACTGACCCTAACTCATGGGACTTCATGGGGAAGCTGATGTGTCAGAGCTGATGTGTGGAGACATTACAGACTGTCACTCTGTGGTGGCAGCTGCCAGAAACTCCAACAAGTGGAATAGAACCTTACATGCTCCTCCCAGATGGGTCACAGCTTTGAGTTGTTATATTACCTTATATACACCTTATCAGCTTATTCTACCAATATCTGGCCCAGCAATAATCATAGGATCTTGTCATGGTCCTCCTCTTGGGTCGCTTTTTTCAGGTATATTTAGCCAGTGTTGAGAGTCTGCTagcaaaaatatgttgtttaaaagaataaaacaattgTTTACTGTTTAATGCATACAAAAGATAACTGGCATGTACCAAGCTCTAAGGCTAagcatttgtgtgtttttcactTCTGATAAGGCACCCAAAGAGCCTGTGATGGCCAAGCAGGAATCCGTCAGGAGGGGAAGTAGAAGTCCCATGaatcctgctggcagctgcaaaGGTGTCTGAGTCATCAAGAGATGTGTGGGACTGCAATGCTTACTTGCATTTAAACGGAGAATTACTGAAGTTGGAAGGAAGCTCTTAAGATCTCTAGTCCAACTCACTCACTCAAAGCAGGTCAACTACAGCAGTGTGCTGAAGGTCTTGCCCAGTTCAGTTCTGAACATCTCCAATGATGGAGACACCACAGCatctctaggcaacctgttccatttTTTGACCACCTCTAAATTTAGAATGTTTTTCTTACATGTAATcagaatttcttgtattttactttgttcCCATTGCCTTTCATCCTGTCACTGGATGCCAATGAGTAGAGTATAGCTCCATCTGCTATGGTTCATattctttacttatttttcattcagttgtATGCACTCAGCATAGTCCAAATACTCCTGATCATGGATGAGGTTCATACATTGCACCCGCAAGCCCAGCAGCAGAACTTCTCTATGGTGTATCTAGTGGGGAATTAAAATCTCTTTCCCACAGCTCAGAAACAGAAAGCCTACAGAAAGTATGCTACAAGCACCATCTTAAAATGATGGACCCTGTCTGTCACTTCCAGTGCTCACTTACTATTTCCTTGGCAGCAAGAATCCACTGTTGCAGGATGGGAGCAACTTAGTGCACTTTGGTGACTCCAGCTCTCAACTAAAATAGTCTTTGCATTGGGGAACAAGGAGGTCTAAGTGGTCCTCAAGAAAACAGTACCCCACCTCTGGGTATAGGCTTATCCATTACCAAACCATTTTCAGCTTTGGCATTCAATTCTCTGTGGGCGTATGCCTCCAAGCAAGCTTAGCCATGTCTACAAGAAAGATCCAAGATGCCCATCTCTTCTTCCAAGGCTTCTTCACTGCTCTAAAATTGGCTCCCTACCTGTATCCTGTCGGACCCAATGAGGCATGTTGGCAAAGTAAAAGGCAGGGAAGAGCATCAGGAAGGCCAACTGATGAACTTGTTTGAAGTACTTGTGTGGGTGCAGGGGAAACTGGGGTGGCCATTTGGAGAGCTACCTGCTCAGCACCCACTTTTGCTTCTGGCTGTGGTGTGCTTCCTGAGGGGAACACAGGAGCCTGCCCCCATCCCCTGAGCCCAGCCGCTCAGCAGAGTGGGCAGTACTGGGCAGAACCCCCACCCTGTGCAACACTGCTGTAGTTTGCTCCCTGATAGCCCTGGCTGCACACAACAAGCCTTTTGCAAGTGGCATCCCTGGCTCGGAGCCCCCAGGAGGTGGCCAACACAGTCTCTGTCAGTGCCTTCCCTGGCCTCTTTCCTCCATCCAGGCCAAAAAAAGCACTTCCCATGCAGGTTCCCCATggccttgttttcttcatggcTCCACTGACATTCCAGAACAGTCCAGAGACCTTGAGAATCCCTACACCCAGTGCCTTCCACCCATCCCAAtaggcagggctggcagcatcTCCAGTCCCCCtagcccagcccagcaggaagGACTGGCAGCATCCCTGGTTCCCAGCCCTGAGTGCACATTTGGCTGCATTCCAGGCAGCCACACAGGCAATGTAACAGTGAACTCAGTTCCTATCTGTCCCTCCCACTTCCTGCAGAGATCatacctcctcctcctcctcctcctcctcctcgtctgAGCACCTCTGTCCATACTTTCATGCTGCAGCTGACAGGGTTCAGTCACAGAACCATTCCTGACTCTGTCTGCTtgttgctcctgctgcaggctgctgttcCATGGTGAGTGTGTGCCTCTGCATCCATCCTTACAGCTGTTCTGTGCACATGTGCACGTTTGTTTGTGCTTGCTGTACTGCTGCAAAGGTTAGGAGGCTTCTGCATGTCTCTGTTTTTATTGCCCAGTCCTGCCAGGCTGTGGGGCATGGAACTTGTGTTGCTGttcatttctgttgctctgGGCAATGAGTCTGCTCATCTCTTGTTACTTGTAGGGCTTTTGCATGAGACTAAGAACAACGTATACCCTCAGAGAGGGTCCAAAAATGGAACTGGTTTGAGTACATTAGTTTAAATGTTGCCTATATATTTGGGATCTTCATGGTTGAGGACAGAAAGTGTGCAAGCTAAGATTCAAATTGCCAATGAGACATACATGCAAATATTATAATATTCATAAATTCATAATAATGCAGAATAAGTG
The sequence above is drawn from the Cygnus olor isolate bCygOlo1 chromosome 25, bCygOlo1.pri.v2, whole genome shotgun sequence genome and encodes:
- the LOC121059453 gene encoding LOW QUALITY PROTEIN: olfactory receptor 10A7-like (The sequence of the model RefSeq protein was modified relative to this genomic sequence to represent the inferred CDS: inserted 1 base in 1 codon; deleted 1 base in 1 codon): MKPTERPELGNHTLLTEFVLSGLSNHPELQNLLFFTFCLIYTFTITGNLLFFIATVHPNLHMPMYFFLRVLSFLDVSTASIVVPKMLVNFLSEERRISYVGCATQLYFVIFLGATECYLLAAMAYDRYVAICNPLRYAIIMNSRACFSLVLLSCASGTVVSVVQTVWVFTLPFCGPNKINYFFCDIPPLIMLSCTDTSFYEKQIITATVLVIFTPFCLILVSYACIIASILKISSAEGRCKTFSTCFSHLIVVTLYYGSGTLIYLRPKSSNSQDTKKIIALFYTAIIPTLNPLXYSLRNKEVKGALVKIIAELRKI